Below is a window of Halomicrobium mukohataei DSM 12286 DNA.
CCGATTCCCGGCGGCGAGTGCCAGCGTAGCGACGACGAAGCGGAGTCGGACGACGGGACCTGCGACCGCTGTGGTCGCGAACTGGAGTGGACGCTCGATCCAGACGGCGTCCAGCGACGCGAGTGTCCGCACTGCGACTAGTCGGGCCGGCTCGCGGGGACGGGGCGAACTCCGACGAGCACTTGTATCGGCGGCTCGATCCTTCCGGGAGTGACGACTGACACCAGCGGGACGGTCCGTTCCGAGATCGCGTTCCACGAGACACCGGCGCGGACGCTCCGGCTCGACGTGTACGAACCCCGCGAGAGCGGGCCGCGACCGACCGTCGTCCTGTTCCACGGCGGGGCCTTCCGATCGGGCGAGAAGACCCAGCTGGCCGAACAGGCGCGTGCTCTGGCCGACGCGGGGTACGTCGTCGTGACCCCGGAGTACCGGCTCGCGGACGAGGCGACGTTCCCGGCGGCGCTGATCGACGCCAAGGCGGCGGTCGAGTGGTGTCGCGTCGAGGGTGCGGAATACGGGATCGATCCCGGGCGGCTCGCGGCGGCGGGCTACTCTGCGGGGGCGAACCTCGCGACGCTCGTCTCCGTGACGGCCGACGAGCCGGGTTTCGAGCCCGAGGTCTACCCCGGCGCGTCGTCGTCGGTCGCGGCCGCCGTCGGCTGGGCCGGCATCTACGACTTCCGAGCGTTCGACGAGGGCCACCAGAGCCACGCGGACTACCTGGGTGGGACCCGCGAAGACGTGCCCGAGGCCTACGACTTCGCGTCGCCGATGGGCCAGACGGACGTGGGAACGCCACCGACGCTGGTCGTCCACGGCGACGCCGACGAGGTCCTTCCGATCGAGCAGGCCCGGCGGTACGCCGACGCCGTCGACGCGCTGTCGACCGCGGCGTTCGTGGTGATCGAGGGCGGCGACCACGGCTTCCCGGACGACGCCTTCGACCGGACGATCGAGGAGACCGACCAGTTCCTCACGACCCAGCTTGGCGGTCAGCGCGACGACGGGCGGCCGCCGAACGACGGCCCGCTGGACGGTGGGCCGCTGGAGGATGGGGCGCTGGGCGACGGCGCGGCTGGCGAGAGTCTCGGAACCGGACAACCGACGGACGGCGACGGGACCGGTCGGCAGTAGCACACGCCGGGATCAAAGGCTTAAGTGCGTGCCAGCGGAGTATGTAGGTACCAATGGCTATCGATCCCGAGTTCGAGGAGAACCGCG
It encodes the following:
- a CDS encoding alpha/beta hydrolase, which translates into the protein MTTDTSGTVRSEIAFHETPARTLRLDVYEPRESGPRPTVVLFHGGAFRSGEKTQLAEQARALADAGYVVVTPEYRLADEATFPAALIDAKAAVEWCRVEGAEYGIDPGRLAAAGYSAGANLATLVSVTADEPGFEPEVYPGASSSVAAAVGWAGIYDFRAFDEGHQSHADYLGGTREDVPEAYDFASPMGQTDVGTPPTLVVHGDADEVLPIEQARRYADAVDALSTAAFVVIEGGDHGFPDDAFDRTIEETDQFLTTQLGGQRDDGRPPNDGPLDGGPLEDGALGDGAAGESLGTGQPTDGDGTGRQ